Below is a genomic region from Ruania alba.
GGCGCGATGCTGGAGATCGCCCGGTTCACCCCGCTCTACGGGATCGTCGGCCTTGCCCGATACCCCCTGACCGACGGCGCCCTGGTGTCCATGGAGGGCGTCGGTGGAAACGATCCCCTGTGGGCCCTGCTGCTGAACGTCGGGGTGTGGACCGCGATCTTCGCCGTCGGCGCCGTGCTGCTGGTGCGGCGGGGCCGCAGCCGGCAATGACCTCGGCAGGGGTAGCGATCGAACAGACGCCAGCTCCCGCCTGGCAGCACAATGGTCAGACCATGACACTCTCCGAGGACGGCACCACCCTCGCCCCGGACCCCTGGGCGAAGTTCAGCTGGCTACTGGCCACCCCGTGGCTGGCGTTCCTGACCTTCCCGGTGGTGGGGATCGTCCAGTCCCCCGTTCCGGTGGCCGCCCAGGCGGGGGCCCTGACGGCGGTCGCGGCCTTCGTGGGCGCGTATCTGTACGGCTTCATCACCAACGAGCGCACCTGGGTGCGGCCACGGCGCGGGTGGATCCTCCTGACGGTGATGGCGGCGCTGACGGTGCCGGTGCTCCTGACGATCGGCCTGGACGTCTTCGGGATGTCGACGTTCTTGGCCGTCTACGCGATCTTCAGCCAGCCGTTGCGGCGGGCGGTGTGGGTCGTCGCCGGCCTGGTGGTGCTCATCTTGGTCTCGGTGTTGCTGATCGGTGAGCCCTATCAGTTCATGTTCGCCGGCATCACCGCCGGCACAGCACTGTTCGTCGGGCTGATCCGCTGGATCGACGGCCGTCAGCAGCAGCGTGACGTGCTGGAGAAGCAGTTGGCGATGACGAGCGAGCGGGAGCGAGTGGCACGCGACGTGCACGACGTGCTCGGGCACAGCCTCACCGTGGTGACCGTGAAGGCCGAGCTCGCCGAGCGGCTCGTTGACGCCGATCCGGCGGCTGCGAAGGCAGAGATCGCGGCGATCCGCTCCCTCACCCGGGAGGCGCTCGGGGAGGTGCGCGCCACCGTGGCGGGCCTACGAGTGGCGCGGTTGGCGGACGAGCTGACCGCCGCACGGGCCGCACTCACCGATGCCGGGGTTGCCGCCGAGGTGCCCGAGGACCCGGCGGTGGTGGATCCGCGGCACCGGATCGTGATCGCCTGGGTGCTGCGGGAGGCGGTCACGAACGTGGTGCGGCACTCCCGCGCCACCCGGTGCGAGGTCAGCCTGAGCACGGACTCGCTGGTGGTGGCCGACGACGGCGTGGGGCCGGGTGGCGCTGCCGAGTCCGGTGGGCTACGGGGTGCCCGGGAGCGGGTGGCCGATGCCGGGGGCA
It encodes:
- a CDS encoding sensor histidine kinase; the encoded protein is MTLSEDGTTLAPDPWAKFSWLLATPWLAFLTFPVVGIVQSPVPVAAQAGALTAVAAFVGAYLYGFITNERTWVRPRRGWILLTVMAALTVPVLLTIGLDVFGMSTFLAVYAIFSQPLRRAVWVVAGLVVLILVSVLLIGEPYQFMFAGITAGTALFVGLIRWIDGRQQQRDVLEKQLAMTSERERVARDVHDVLGHSLTVVTVKAELAERLVDADPAAAKAEIAAIRSLTREALGEVRATVAGLRVARLADELTAARAALTDAGVAAEVPEDPAVVDPRHRIVIAWVLREAVTNVVRHSRATRCEVSLSTDSLVVADDGVGPGGAAESGGLRGARERVADAGGTLTVRPSETGGTRVEVHW